The following nucleotide sequence is from Nitratidesulfovibrio termitidis HI1.
TCGTGACCATCGGCATCGTCGAGATCGTGCGTATTGCGCTGATCAACAACGTGTTCGGGCTTACCGGCGGGGCCAACGGCATCTTCGGCATTTCGCGCCCGATGCTGTTCGGGTTCAAGATCGCCAAGCCCATGCACTTCTATTATCTGGTCTGGGCATACGTGGCGTTCTCCATCCTGCTGTTCCGCAGGCTGGAGAATTCGCGCTTCGGCCGCGCGCTGAACTACATCAAGGAAGACGACACCGCCGCCGAGGGCAGCGGGGTGAACACCGCTTCGTACAAGCTGTGGGCCTTCGTGCTGGGCGCGTTCTGGGCAGGCATGACCGGCACCATCTACGCGGCCAAGATGACCATCATCTCTCCGGAATCGTTTTCGTTCTGGGAGTCGGTGGTGCTTTTCGCCATCGTCATCCTGGGCGGCGGCTCCAACCGGGGCGTGCTGCTGGGGGCGTTTCTGCTCATCGGGCTGCCGGAATTCTTCCGTGAATTCGCCAGCGCCCGCATGCTGGCCTTTGGCCTGGCCATGGTGGTGATGATGATCTTCCGTCCGCAGGGCATGCTGCCGCCCAGGCCGCGAGCCTACACGCTGCCCGAGCGCATCCGCTGCATCACCGGCAAGGGCGGCGACGCCGCCGCACAGGCGGGGGGTGGGGTATGAGCCTGCTTGCGCTGCGCAACCTGACCAAGACCTTCGGCGGCCTGGTGGCCGTGAACAACGTGACCTTCGACGTGGCCGAAGGGGCCATCGTCGGGCTCATCGGCCCCAACGGGGCGGGCAAGACCACGGTGTTCAACCTGATCACCGGCAACTACAAGCCCGATTCCGGCGACATCTTCTTCGATGGCCGCACCATCAAGGGGTTGCCCACCCATCGCATCGTGCAGCAGGGCATTGCCCGCACCTTCCAGACCATCCGGCTGTTCCAGAACATGTCGGTCATCGAGAACGTGCTGGCGGGCTGCCACTGTCGCATGCAGTCGGGCATGCTGACGGCCATGCTGCGTACCCCGGCCCAGCGCGCGGAAGAAAGCCGCGCCCTTTTGCGCGCCACGCGCGAACTGGAGTTCGTGGGGCTGGCCGACGAGCACGCCAACCTGGCCAGGAACCTGTCCTATGGCAACCAGCGCCTGCTGGAGATCGCCCGCGCTCTCGCCACCGACCCGCGCTTCATCATTCTGGATGAACCCGCCGGTGGCATGAACGACCAGGAAACGGCGGCGCTCATCGACACCATTCGCGCCATCCGCGACCGGGGCATCACCGTGCTGCTCATCGAGCACGACATGAGCCTGGTCATGAAGGTGTGCGAGAAACTGGTGGTGCTGGAATACGGGGCGCTGCTGGCCGAGGGCGTGCCAGCGGCCATCAAGGATGATCCGAGGGTGATCGAGGCGTATCTCGGCGTCGATACCGACGATTAGAATCCGCCCCCGAAAGGTCCTTTTGCCCTCTGGCTGCGTCAGGCTCGTCCCGTGCGAAGGTCGAATATGAAAGAATACGCGTTGCGGTCGCCATCCGTAGGACTCATGAAGCATTCGTCCAACGGCTGCCGCACTCCCTCCGCCCGGAACTCGCCTTCCTTGCCAGAGAACAAAAATCCTCTTTCGGGAACGGATTCGCGGGCGGTCAGGCGACACGGTCACCAGCCCGGACATGGCGGTTGCAGCCATACCGGGCAGATGAACGACAACAGTATTGCCGGAACATGCCACCCCTGCGAGCCTTGGCTTTAACGGGTACCTGGAGAGACGATGTTTCTGGAATTGCGCGACCTGCATGTGAAGTACGGCAACGTCGAAGCCCTGCACGGCATCAACGTGCACGTGGACGAAGGCGAGATCGTGACCATTCTTGGCGCCAACGGCGCGGGCAAGACCACCACGCTGATGTCCATCAGCGGGCTGGTGCAGCCCAGCCAGGGCGGCGTCTACTTCAAGGGCAAGGCCCTGCACGAGATGCCCAGCCACGCCGTGGTGCGCGAGGGCATCACCCAGTCGCCCGAGGGGCGGCGGGTGTTCGGCACCCTGACCGTGCTGGAGAACCTGAACCTTGGCGCTTTCACCAGCAACGACAAGGCCCGCATCCGCACCACGCGGGACTGGATATTCGAGCTGTTCCCCCGTCTGCAGGAACGCAAGGACCAGCTTGCGGGCACCCTGTCCGGCGGCGAGCAGCAGATGCTGGCCATCGGCCGCGCCCTCATGGGCGATCCCAAGGTGCTGCTGCTGGATGAACCCTCGCTGGGGCTGGCCCCCATCCTGGTCAAGTCCATTTTCGAGACCGTGCGCGCCATCAACAAGACCGGCATGACCGTGGTGCTGGTGGAGCAGAACGCCCGCGCCGCGCTGAAGCTGGCCACGCGCGGCTACGTGCTGGAAGTGGGCCGGGTGGTCATGGAGGATTCGGCGGCGAACCTGCTGGCGAATACCGACGTTCAGGATGCGTATCTGGGCGGCTCTGGCCATTAGGGGCATGCCTTCAAATTGTCTTTTCGCCCGTTGGCGTCGTCAAACTTCGCCTGCCATGGCTTTGCTGTCCTTATCCGTAGGGTTCGCTTCGCTCACCAACGGCTAAGGCTCGGTCGAATACGAGAAGAGTATACTCCCTCATGGCAGGCTCGTTTTCCTCGCCAACGAGCGAAAATCCTAATTTGAAGCCACGCCCCTGAAAGTGCTCGCCGCTGAAAATCGCCCCATGTATAAGCAAACAAAAAGGCGCTCCGGAAACGGGGCGCCTTGCACTTTTGGGGTGGCCGGGCGGGGAAGGTTCACCCCGCCAGATGGGCGGCGATGGTGGCCATGAGTTCCTGGCGGGTGATGGGTTTGGTGAGCACCCCGTTGCAGCCCGCGTCGATGCAGCGGCGCAGGTCCTCGTGCCTGTCGTGGGCGGTCAGGGCCACAACGGGTACCGGGCGGCGGCCCAGCAGGCGTTCTTCCTCGCGCATGGCGCGCACGGTGTCCGTGCCGTCCATGTCCGGCATCACCACGTCCATCAGCACGAGGTCCACGGGATGCTCGCGGAAGATGCGCAGTGCCGCGCGACCGGAATCGGCCTCCAGGCAGCGCAGCGGCGTGTCGCGCAGCAGAAGCAGCAGCAAGGCCCGGTTGGGGGTGGCGTCATCGACGATGAGCACCGTGGCGGGGGGCAGCGGGTGGTCGGTGGCGGTGGTCATCCAGGACTCCGGAAAGCGGCCTTGTGCTCGGCGCGCTGGTGAGGGGTGCCGGACGGCGTGCGGCGGACGGGCGATGCAGTGGCGGAGGTCGCTCCTCCATGTGTCCTGCTTAGCCCAAGACTGCCCGTAGCCGCAAGGTGGGGTGAAGTGGCGCACCATGTACCGGCGGGGGTGCGGGGGCATGCATCCTTGGGGCCTTGTGGCGCAGTGGAGTGCATGGGCGCGGCGGCCCTTTTGCGGCCCGGCTGCTGCCGCGATGCAGGCCGCAGGGGCAGATCCGCTGGCCCGTGGTCGCCGTGCGATTCTCCGCGCGCCTCTTGCGCGGTGCGGGCGGGCATGGCACACCCGTGCGGTCGGCACGGCCTTTCCCTTCATCCTCAGCATGCCCACGCGGCGCAGGAGCAGCACATGGTCACCATCGGCACCCCCAACACCCCCTCCGCAACCCGCATCCTGCTGCTCGGCTCCGGCGAACTGGGCCGCGAGGTGGCCATCGAGGCCATGCGCCTTGGCGTGGAGGTGATTGCCGTGGACCGCTACCCCAATGCGCCCGCCATGCAGGTGGCCCACCGCAGCCACGTGGTGTCCATGCTGGACGGCGCGGCCCTGCGCAGGATCATCGAGGCGGAACGCCCCCACTGCATCGTGCCGGAAATCGAGGCCATCGCCACGGAAACCCTGCTGGAACTGGAGAAGGAAGGCTTTCGCGTGGTGCCCACGGCCCGCGCCGCCCGCCTGACCATGGACCGCGAGGGCATCCGCCGTCTGGCCGCGGAGGAACTGGGCCTGCCTACTTCCCCCTACCGCTTTGCCGCAACGGAAGCGGAATACCGCGATGCCGTGGCCGCCGTGGGCCTGCCCTGCGTGGTCAAGCCGGTGATGAGCTCGTCCGGCAAGGGGCAGAGCACCGTGCGCACCGATGCCGACGTCATGAAGGCCTGGGAATACGCCCAGACCGGCGGTCGCGCGGGTGGCGGCAAGGTCATCGTGGAAGGCTTCGTGGATTTCGACTACGAGATTACCCAGCTTACCGTGCGCCACGCGGGCGGCACCACCTTCTGCGACCCCATCGGGCATTTGCAGAAGGACGGCGACTACCGCGAATCGTGGCAGCCCCAGCCCATGAGCCAGGCCGCCCTGGCCGAATCCCGCCGCATGGCGGAGGCCGTCACCGGCGCCCTTGGCGGGTGGGGCATCTTTGGCGTGGAACTGTTCATCAAGGGTGACGCGGTGTACTTCAGCGAGGTGTCGCCCCGCCCGCACGACACCGGGCTGGTGACGCTGATGTCACAGAACCTCAGCGAATTTGCCCTGCATGCGCGGGCCATTCTGGGGCTGCCGGTGCCCGCGCTGCGCCAGAACGGCCCCGCTGCCTCGTGCGTGGTGCTGGCCGAAGGCGACAGCACCTCGCCCCGCTTCCATGGCATAGACGCCGCCCTGGCCGAGCCGGACACCGGGCTGTGCCTGTTCGGAAAACCTGAAGTCCACGGCAAGCGCCGCATGGGCGTGGCCCTGGCCCTTGGCGCAAGCATCGAGGAAGCCCGTGAGAAGGCCCGCCGCGCTGCCGCCGCCGTGCAGGTGCAACTGTAGCCCCTGTAGCCACTGACGGACACGCATCCCGACGCATTGCATGCGCCCGTTCCGGGGAACCGGAGCGGGCGTTTTGCGTTGATGGCGGGGGCGAGGAGCAGATGCACTGCGTGATGGTTGACGCAAGCCGCGACAGGCGGGACAGCCGCGACATGTGGGACATGTGGGACATGTGGGACAGGCGGGACAGGCGGCAGGCGACGCGGGCGTGACGGGTTACGCAGGTGAGGGCGTGGAACTGTTGCGAAGGGCGGGTGGGCTGCCGCGCGTTGCCCCGGCATTCGGTGCGCCGCCCCCCCTTTTCAAACGTGCGACGCGCCGCTATGGTGCGCGCCATGCCGAACCAGACCGAAATTTCCACCGCCATGACCCCGGCCGAAGCCCCGGCTTCCGCGCCTGTTGCCGAGTCCGCCTCCGCGCCCTTCTCCGCATCCGGCCCCATCCACGCCGAGGCCCCCGGCACCTTCCGCATCCACGCCACAGACGGCGCGGCCCGCACCGGCGTGCTGCACACCGCGCACGGCCCGGTGCGCACGCCCATCTTCATGCCCGTGGGCACCGTGGGCAGCGTGAAGGCCGTGGCCCCCGACGATCTGGACGCCATCGGGGCCGAGATCATCCTCGGCAACACCTACCATCTGTACCTGCGCCCCGGCGACGAACTGGTGGCCCGGCGCGGCGGGCTGCACGGCTTCAATGCCTGGAAGAAGCCCATCCTGACCGACAGCGGCGGCTTTCAGGTGTTCAGCCTGTCGGCCCTGCGCAAGATCACCGAGCAGGGGGTGGAGTTCCGCTCGCACCTCGACGGCTCCAAGCACCTGTTCACGCCCGAGAAGGTGGTGTCCATCCAGCGCAACCTGAACTCGGACATCATGATGGTGCTGGACGAATGCGTGCCCTACGGCGCGGACAAGCCGTACACCGAAAAGTCGCTGGCCCTCACCACCCGTTGGGCGCAGCGCTGCCGCGACGCCTACCCCAGGGGCTCGGCGGGCAACCTGTTGTTCGGCATCACCCAGGGCGGGTTCTTCAAGGACCTGCGCGAACGCTCCATCGGCGAACTGACGCAGATCGATTTCGACGGCTTTGCGCTGGGCGGGCTTTCGGTGGGCGAATCCAAGCCGGAAATGATGGACATCCTGTACCACAGCGCGCCCCTGCTGCCCGTGGACAAGCCGCGCTACCTGATGGGCGTGGGCACCCCGCTGGACATCATCAACGGCATCGCCGCCGGGGTGGACATGTTCGACTGCGTGCTGCCCACCCGCAACGCACGCAACGGCACGCTGTACACCTCGCTGGGCAAGATCAACATCAAGCGCAAGGAATTCGCCGAGGACGACGGCCCGCTGGACCCGGCGTGCAACTGCTACGCCTGCCGCACCTTCTCGCGCGCCTACCTGCGCCACCTGTACGTGGCCAAGGAGTTGCTGGCCTTCCGCCTGAACTCCGTGCACAACCTGACCTACTTCCTGGACGTGGTGCGCGGCGCGCGTGCCGCCATCGCAGAAGGGCGCTTTGCCGCGTACAAGGCGGGGTTCGAGGCGATCTATCCCGAGGAAGTGGTGGCGTAGGCCCAGGCCGCGCAGCAACCACGAATCAGTCCGAAATGACACGGGGCCGTCACGACAACGTGGCGGCCCTTTTCGTTTCTGCATGCGACGGTTGGTGTTGCCCCGCCCGGTCCCGCCCGGTCCCGTCAGGTCTCGTCCCGTCTGTCATGCCAGGTCATGTCATGCCATGCCAGGTCAGGTCTGGTCAGGCCGCGTCCTGCCCGTTTCCGGCAGCGCCTTCCTTGCTCGTGCCGTCCGTAAAGGTGGGCGTGGCCCGCTGGGCGCATACCCGATTGCGGCCCCCTTCCTTGGCGCGCATCAGCATCTGGTCGGCACGGCGGATCAGGTCGTCCAGCGAATCGTTGGCCCCCCGGTATTCCGCGGCCCCCACGCTGACGGTGCAGCCCACCCACGCATCGCGCACGGCCACCGGGGCGTCCTCCACGGCGGCGCGGATGCGTTCCGCCGTGCGCAGCGCGCGTTCCAGCGCCGTTTCCGGCAGCAGCACGCCGAATTCCTCGCCCCCCAGGCGACCGATAAGGTCGTTTTCGCGCAGTGACAGCCCCATCACGTCGGTGATGTGGCGCAGCACCATGTCGCCCGCCTCGTGCCCCCAGGTATCGTTGACGGCCTTGAAGTGGTCGGCGTCCAGCAGCAGCACCGAAAGCGGGCGACCATAGCGCAGGGCGCGCGCCGCCTCGTCCTCCAGCCGGGCCATGAAGTGGCGGCGGTTGGCCACGCCGGTCAGTTCGTCCGTGGTGGCCAGTTGCTCCAGGCGCAGGGTGTCTTCCACCTGGTCGGTCACGTCCAGGAAGAAGCTTTCCACCTCCTGCGCCTCGGGCGTGCCGGTGCGCCGGGCATACAGCGATATCCAGATGGCCTCTCCGCCGCGTCGGTACCAGCGCAGCCGCTGGCCGGTCACCACCTCTCCGGCGGTCAGGTCGTCCAGCATGGCCAGGCGGTCCATGGGTTCGGCGTAGAGGGGAATGATGGAATCATCCAGCACGGCACGGGCGTGGGCCACGTCGCGAAAGCCCAGCAGGGCCGCACCGTGCTGGTTCAGAACGTTGATGGTGCCGTCCCGGGTGGTGCGAAAGATGCCGATGGGCGCGTTTTCCACCAGTTCGCGGTGCTGGCGTTCGGCGTCGCGCAGGGCGGCTTCCGCATCGCGGCGGGCCGTGACCAGTTCGTTCAGGTGGCGGTTCAGTGCGCCGAATTCGTCGCGGCCGGTAAACAGGTTGCGCACGGTAAAGTCGCCCCGCGCAACGCTGCGCATGTATTCGGCAAGCTGGCCCACCCGGCCGGATGCCCCCGCGGTTGCCACCGCAAACAGCACGGCGAACAGGATGAGCATGCCGCCGATGGCCAGGATGGTGCCGTAGCGGATGGGTGCCACGGCGCGCAGCAGTTCTTCCTGCGGCACCAGCAGCACCAGCCGCCAGCCGGGGCCGGGCACCGCGCGCACGGCGGCCAGCACCCGTTCGCCGTCCACGTCCAGATAGGTGGCGCCATTGCCCGCGTTGTCGTCAAGCGTGCCGCCGATGGTGCGGCCGCTTTGGGCGGGCGCGTGGGCGGTATAGGTGCCGCGCGCCAGGTTGCGCAGGGGCGTGGTGTCCACGCGGTCGGCCAGTGCGGCCCCAAGCCCCGTGGCGGTGACGGAGTGCCCGTCGGCGGTAAGCACCAGCAGTCCGCTGCCCGAGGGCAGGGCCACGCCGGAAAGAATGGTGCGCAGCCCGTCGGTGGTGATGTCCAGTCCGAGCACGCCCAGCGGCTTGCCGCCCGCCGGATCGTCCACGGTGGCCACGGTGCTGACCACGGTCTTGCCGGTGATGAATTCGGTATACGGATCGGACCAGCCCACCACGCCGGGGTGCTCCATGGCCCTGCGGAACCACGGACGCGTCCTGGCGTCGAAGTCGGGTGGCAGTTCGCGCAGGGGCTGGATGGCATGGACCCGCCCCGACATGTCCGCGAAATAGACGAAGTAGGCTTCGGAACGCAACCGCAGGAAGCTGGACCAACTGGCCATCAGCCCCTGGTGATCGTAGGGCCGCCCGGAAAGGCAGGCCACCACGCGCGGGTCCTGGCGCAGGCTGGCCACGGCGCGGGCGTATTCACCCGCGTACTGGCTGACGATGGCATTGGCCAGGGTGTCGGCCTGCAGTGCCATGGCCGACTCGGCCCCGCGCAGCATGGCGTCCCTGGCGCGTACGTAGGAGAACGTCCCGAGCGCGACCAACGCAAGGGACGAAAGGATGGCAAGAAGCAGCAACAGGCGTTGCCGTAGGGAAATGACCCGCATGTCGGTCCTCGCGCCGGGGGAAGGGGCGCACGGTCAGGAGGCATGGCCGGAAGGCATGGTTTGGGGCGCATGGCTGTGGGCATGGCCAAACGTTGCGGAAACCTACAGGATGCGGCGCCGTGTCGCAAGCATTCCTCAAGGGCGGGCGCCGGTTGGCGGGCAGGGCGCGCCCTGGCTCGGACACACGGCCCTTTTGCCCCGGGCCCGCATTTTCCGTGTCGTTTCGTCCGCCGTCGCACGATAGCCGCACTGCCGCCATGCCCGGCCTTGCCGTCCTGCCGCCCGGTCCTGCCGCCTGGCCCTGTCTGCCCAGTCCTGTCCGTCCAGCTCTGTCCGTCCGTTCGGCCTGGCCGTTCGGCCTGGCTGTTCGGCCCGGCTTCCTGTCGCTTCCTCTGCCCCTTTGCCCACTTGACGAGCCGTGGTGCGGGCCTTTTCTTTTTTTGCAGCCACGTTGCCCGCATGGCGCGAGTCTGATAGGGCATGCATAAGGTCGGGTACATCCATTCGCCTGCTGCCGCGAGCATGGACCCCCGGCCAGTGCGCGCCGTCGGGAGGGGAACGGGCGTCCGCGCGGCGGACGGCCCGGCACCGGGGCCGTGCACCGTCACGGCCGTTCAACGCCCGCGACACCACAGGGCAAAGGGGCAAGGGGGATATGCCATGTCCGACCTCTCCGGAAAGTCCACCACGCCGAACGGGATGCACGACGCCCCCGAAAAGGGGGACACCAGTCACGCTGCCGCCAGCCCGACCGTCACCATTCCGGCTGCCGCCATGCTGGCGCGCAATCGCCTGTCCACTTCCAAAAGCCCGTACCTGCTCCAGCACGCGGACAATCCCGTGCACTGGCACCCGTGGGGCGACGAGGCCCTGCAACGCGCCCGCGACGAGGACAGGCCGCTGTTCGTCAGCGTCGGGTATTCCACCTGCCACTGGTGCCACGTCATGGCCCACGAATCGTTCGAGGACGACGAGGTGGCCCGCCTGCTCAACGACGCCTTCGTGTGCGTCAAGGTGGACCGCGAGGAACGCCCGGACATCGACGCCGCCTACATGGCCGCCTGCCAGATGCTGACCGGCACCGGGGGCTGGCCGCTGACCATCATCGCCCTGCCCGACGGGCGCCCCTTTTTCGCCGCCACGTACCTGCCCAAGCATTCGCGGCCCGGCCGCATCGGGCTGATGGACCTGGTGCCGCGCGTGCTGGAGGTGTGGCGCCACAAGCGCGACGACGTGCTGGATTCCGCCGACAGCATAGTGGACCATGTGCGCCGCCATGCCGAGGCCATGCTGCGTCCGCCCGCCGATGGCCGCCTGCCCGGCGCGGGCACCCTGCACGCCGCCTGCGAGGCCATGGCCTCTGAATTCGACGAGGCCAACGGCGGTTTCGGCGCGGCCCCCAAGTTTCCCTCGCCGCACAATTTGCTGTTTTTGCTGCGCTGGGCGCGGCGCAACGGCCATGCCGCCGGGCAGCCGGGGCTGACGCAGGCAGGCTCCGTGCCGACGGGAGAAGAATCCGGCGGGGCAAAGGCCCTGCGCATGGCCGCGCAGACCCTGCGGGCCATCCGGCGCGGCGGCATCCACGACCACGTGGGCTACGGGTTTCATCGCTATTCCACCGATGCCCGCTGGCTGCTGCCCCATTTCGAGAAGATGCTCTACGACCAGGCCATGCTGATGCTGGCCTACGCCGAGGCGTGGCTGGCCACCGGCGACGGCGAGTTCCGCCGCACGGCGGAAGAGACCGCCGCCTATGTCCTGCGCGACCTGACATCGCCGGAAGGGGCCTTTTACAGCGCCGAGGACGCCGACAGCGAACTGGATGGCGCGCACGGCGAAGGGCTGTTCTACACCTTCACCCTGGCGGATATCGAGGAAGCCTGCGCCCCGCTGGATGCAAGACCGGACGAGGACATGGGCGGTGACATGGGAGGTGACATGGGCGGTGACGGGGACGGTGGCGCAGCCCGTGCCCCCGGCGCGGACCCGGCCTGCATTTCCGACGCGGACCTTACGGCCCGGGCCTTCGGCTGCACGGCCTACGGCAATTACGACGACGAGGCCACCCGCAGCCGCACGGGTCGCAACATCCTGCACCTGCCCCGCGCCCCGCAGGATCTGGCGCGCGATCTGGGCCTGTCCCCGCGCGAGGTGGAGGAACGGCTGGAAGCGGCCCGCGCCGCCCTGTTCGATCTGCGCGCCCGCCGTCCGCGCCCCCATCTGGACGACAAGGTGCTGGCCGACTGGAACGGCCTGGCCATTGCCGCCATGTCGCGCTGCGCCCAGGCCTTCGACGCGCCGCATCTGGCGGAGGCCGCGGCCGCGGCGGCGGACTTCGTGCTCACCCGCATGGCCACTCCGGAAGGGCGGCTGCTGCACCGCTGGCGCGACGGCGAGGCCGCCGTGCCCGGCCTGCTGGACGACTACGCCTTCATGATCTGGGGGCTCATCGAACTGTACGGCGCCACCGGCGAGGTGCGCTGGCTGCGGCGTGCCCTGCGCCTGCAAGAGGTGCAGGACACCTTCTTTCACGACGCCGAGGGGGGAGGCTACTGGATGACCCCGGCGGACGGCGATGCCCTGCTGGTGCGCCGCAAGGAAGGGCATGACGGCGCGCTGCCCTCGGGCAACGCCGCCGCGCTGTTCAACCTGCTGCGCCTGGCCCTGCTGCTGGGGCGGCCCGAATACGGCGAACGGGCGCGGGGGGTGCTGCGCGCCTTTGCCACGCAGGTGCGCCATCACCCCATCGGCTCCACCATGTTTTTGTGCGGGGTGGATTTTGCGCTCAGCGGCGGACGCTCGGTGATCGTGGCGGGCGAGCCGGACCAGCCGGATACCGAGGCCATGCTGGCCGCCGTGCGGGGCACCTATGCGCCCACCACGGTGCTGCACCTGCGCACGACGGACAACGCGCGCGACCTTGCGGCGCTGGTGCCGTTCACCGCGCACCTGGCCCCGCTGGAAGACCGGGCCACGGCCTGGCTGTGCGAAAACTACGCCTGCTCCCCGCCCATCACCGATCCGGCGGAACTGAAGGCCCGCCTGCTGGCCGTGCGCCCCCTGGCGCAAGGGTAGCAGGCGGAATTGCCCTGACGGCATCTGCCGCAGGGACAATGCGGTACGGGCGGGGCAGGTGGGCTTTGCTGGTTATGTGGCCGTGCGGAATGGGAGCGGACTGTTTGCGCGAACGGTGTATTTTTTATTTGATGTTAACGTGTTACGACACCGCTTGCGTTTCCTCCGGCAACCGGATACACCCCCAGTCACGCTTGGTTTCGGATGACGACAGCAGGAGAGACCCCAGCCGGCGGCAAACGGCATGGGGCGCCGACGAAGTGAATCTTTCAGGCGAAAGGACTGCTGCCCGACGAACCTCTGGAGAGCCTCCATCCGTGGAGCACCGAAGGAGCAAACCGCCCGTGTCCTCGCAGGGAACCGGGGCGGCGAAACTCTCAGGTAAAAGGACAGAGTGCCACGCGTGACTCCGGCAGGCATGCGCCCGCCGCGCCCCGTGCGCAGCGGCTCCCGCCCGCGACCCGGCTGACTGGCCGATCCCTTGCGATCGTGCCCGGCGCCGGGGTGCCGCCGGAACCCACCGTGCCCCAGGCAGTCCCGCCCCGTGCGGACTGCCGTCCTCCGCTTCCACACCGGCTTTCCCGGCAGGCGAATCCGCCATGCTTTCCGACACCCTGGTGCCCGTACACCCGTGCCGGAAACGTGCGCATTCGTTCCGCCGCATGGGGTCGTCACAAATGCGTGCCGGAACCTTGCGTGGCGGAACGTGCGCGCGGCGGCCCAATTGCCGCCGCGCGGCACGGCCGCAACGCGAAGTTGGCAACGCCCTGTCTCCTGGGCGAGTCATGTGGTCGCAGGCCGGAGGGGCGGTCCCTTCGGCCTGTCGCCGTTTTTGGGCCTGCACAGGCCCAGGGAGAGGGGAAGGGACGAAAGGCGCACCGCCGCCGGTGGGTCAGCGTGGTGCGGCAGGCAGGTGGTACAGCACGAAGTGGGGCAGGGGCGTCCACACTGGGGTGCGCGCCCCGGCTGCCGCCAGCGCGTCGGCTGCCCAGGTGTTGCAGGTGCGAAAGGGGCTGAAGCGCCCGGTGGCTTCAAAGAACAGGCTGCCGGGCCCGTAGCCCGTGCCGCCGTTTTCCGCAGAGGCCCCGTTTTCCTGCGCGGCATTGCTTTCCTGCGTAGTCCCGATGCGCACGGGGCGTCCCTCGGCGTCGCGGTGCAGGCTGCCCGCCACGAAGGCCACAAGGTTCCGGTAGCCCTGTCGCGGCAGGTGCAGGATGCGGGTATCCGCGTCGGGCAGCGGCGGGCCGGACATCACCTCCACGTGCAGGGCCGCAGGCGCCAGGGCCAGAGCCTTCAGGGCCGCGCCGGGGCGCATCCTGTCCCAGGTGGGCGTGGCCAGGTAGAATTCCCGCGCACCCCAGCCTATGGCCAGGTGGGCGTTGTCCGGCAAGGCTGCCCGATCAGCCTGGCCAGCCAGAGTCGGCGGGCTGTCCCTTCCGCCGTCCGGCGTCTTTTCCGGTCCGTCGCCCGCCCTGTGACCCAACCTTCGCACGTCCGTCAGCCCCAGCACGTCCGCAACCCCCGGTTCCCCCGCCACCCGCGCGGGCAGCACGATGTCCGCATGCACCCCGTTGCTGATCACATGGATGGTCACCGGCGGAGCGTTGCGCGTTGGGGCTTCCGCCAATCCCGTATTTTCGCCGCCCGGAGTGCCCGATGTGCCCGATGTGTCGATAACGCCCGGCAGAGCGGACACGGGCGCACCGTTCAGCTGTTCCGTGGCGTTGCGCGCCGCGCCCCCAGGCAGGCAGCAAGCGGGCGACAGCAGTCCGTCAGTCGGACGCGGCATGGCGCCCAGCACGGCCACGGTCAGCAG
It contains:
- the tgt gene encoding tRNA guanosine(34) transglycosylase Tgt → MPNQTEISTAMTPAEAPASAPVAESASAPFSASGPIHAEAPGTFRIHATDGAARTGVLHTAHGPVRTPIFMPVGTVGSVKAVAPDDLDAIGAEIILGNTYHLYLRPGDELVARRGGLHGFNAWKKPILTDSGGFQVFSLSALRKITEQGVEFRSHLDGSKHLFTPEKVVSIQRNLNSDIMMVLDECVPYGADKPYTEKSLALTTRWAQRCRDAYPRGSAGNLLFGITQGGFFKDLRERSIGELTQIDFDGFALGGLSVGESKPEMMDILYHSAPLLPVDKPRYLMGVGTPLDIINGIAAGVDMFDCVLPTRNARNGTLYTSLGKINIKRKEFAEDDGPLDPACNCYACRTFSRAYLRHLYVAKELLAFRLNSVHNLTYFLDVVRGARAAIAEGRFAAYKAGFEAIYPEEVVA
- a CDS encoding response regulator is translated as MTTATDHPLPPATVLIVDDATPNRALLLLLLRDTPLRCLEADSGRAALRIFREHPVDLVLMDVVMPDMDGTDTVRAMREEERLLGRRPVPVVALTAHDRHEDLRRCIDAGCNGVLTKPITRQELMATIAAHLAG
- the purT gene encoding formate-dependent phosphoribosylglycinamide formyltransferase, whose translation is MVTIGTPNTPSATRILLLGSGELGREVAIEAMRLGVEVIAVDRYPNAPAMQVAHRSHVVSMLDGAALRRIIEAERPHCIVPEIEAIATETLLELEKEGFRVVPTARAARLTMDREGIRRLAAEELGLPTSPYRFAATEAEYRDAVAAVGLPCVVKPVMSSSGKGQSTVRTDADVMKAWEYAQTGGRAGGGKVIVEGFVDFDYEITQLTVRHAGGTTFCDPIGHLQKDGDYRESWQPQPMSQAALAESRRMAEAVTGALGGWGIFGVELFIKGDAVYFSEVSPRPHDTGLVTLMSQNLSEFALHARAILGLPVPALRQNGPAASCVVLAEGDSTSPRFHGIDAALAEPDTGLCLFGKPEVHGKRRMGVALALGASIEEAREKARRAAAAVQVQL
- a CDS encoding ABC transporter ATP-binding protein, translating into MFLELRDLHVKYGNVEALHGINVHVDEGEIVTILGANGAGKTTTLMSISGLVQPSQGGVYFKGKALHEMPSHAVVREGITQSPEGRRVFGTLTVLENLNLGAFTSNDKARIRTTRDWIFELFPRLQERKDQLAGTLSGGEQQMLAIGRALMGDPKVLLLDEPSLGLAPILVKSIFETVRAINKTGMTVVLVEQNARAALKLATRGYVLEVGRVVMEDSAANLLANTDVQDAYLGGSGH
- a CDS encoding branched-chain amino acid ABC transporter permease, which codes for MTVSRTTSYAGIAVVVAVLPLLLNPYWTDVFVSIGLYSVLALSLNIILGQAGLFHMGHAAFYAVGAYVTAIANTMWGVPVLWAMPFAGLAAALFAMVVARPIIHLRGDYLLIVTIGIVEIVRIALINNVFGLTGGANGIFGISRPMLFGFKIAKPMHFYYLVWAYVAFSILLFRRLENSRFGRALNYIKEDDTAAEGSGVNTASYKLWAFVLGAFWAGMTGTIYAAKMTIISPESFSFWESVVLFAIVILGGGSNRGVLLGAFLLIGLPEFFREFASARMLAFGLAMVVMMIFRPQGMLPPRPRAYTLPERIRCITGKGGDAAAQAGGGV
- a CDS encoding ABC transporter ATP-binding protein; this translates as MSLLALRNLTKTFGGLVAVNNVTFDVAEGAIVGLIGPNGAGKTTVFNLITGNYKPDSGDIFFDGRTIKGLPTHRIVQQGIARTFQTIRLFQNMSVIENVLAGCHCRMQSGMLTAMLRTPAQRAEESRALLRATRELEFVGLADEHANLARNLSYGNQRLLEIARALATDPRFIILDEPAGGMNDQETAALIDTIRAIRDRGITVLLIEHDMSLVMKVCEKLVVLEYGALLAEGVPAAIKDDPRVIEAYLGVDTDD